The genome window TGATTGCAGCCCATTGATTACGACCGCATTGATTGCGGTCCATCGGGCAGCCTGAAAATACGGTTGGGCGTTTTCAGGCTGCCCTTGTTCAACGCCAACGCCATGCGCGCAACCCGCCAAACGCATCGCAACCCTTGTCCGATCGCAAGGCAGCCTGAAAACCCGCGCAGCGGCAACCCGCATCCGACACGTTTTCAGGCTGCCTTTATGCTATGATTTCCCCATTGCCATCCCATCCATTGCATCATGTCTGAGCCATTTTTCCACACCGGCTGCCCCAGCTGCGGCGCACCCGTCCAAGTTTACAGCCCCACCGCCATCACCGTTGTATGCAGCTATTGCGACAGTATGCTCGTGTTGCAAGACGGCACGCTAAAAGACACGGGGCGCGACAGCGCATTATTGCAAGATTTCAGCCCCATCCAAATCGGCACCACAGGCACATACAACGGGCAGGGCTTCGCCGTGGTGGGGCGGCTGCAAGCCAAATACGACGCAGGCGTGTGGAACGAATGGTATGTCCGGTTTGACGACGGCGAAAACGGCTGGCTCTCCGAAGCGGGCGACATTTATGTTATCACCCACCCCATCGCCACGCCCGACAACGCCCCCGATTTCAACGAAATCCGCGCAGGCATCAGCACGCTGGACTACGGCAAAACCTTTATCGCCAGCGATGTGCGCGAAATCACCCTCTCCAACGCCGCCGCCCAAGGCGAACTGCCTTTCAGGCTGCCTGAAAACTACCAAAACCGCGTTGCCGATTGGCGCAACGAAAACGCATTCCTCACGCTGGATTACGGCGACACCCCGCCGCAAGCCTTTCTCGGCAGCACCGTCCAGCTCAACCAACTTTTCCTGCAAAACACCCGCAGCGAAGAGCAAATCCGCCAAAGCGCAGGCAGCCTGAAAGGCACACGCCAAAGCGAAAACTGCCCGCATTGCGGTTCATCTATCCATTGGCTGCGCGGCATCACCCCCACCGTGATTTGCCCCAGCTGCGGCAGCGATTTGGACACCAGCGAAGAAAAAGCCAAGCTCATCGCCGCCAACGAAATGCGCCAAGCCCAGCAAGAAGCCCTGCCGCTGCCCATCGGCAAAACAGGCAAAATCCACGGCAACAGCTACACCGTTATCGGCGCCGCCCGCTACGAAGAGCTCCGCCCCGACGACGCACACGCCGCGCTATACGGCAGCCCACTAAGCCTCGTCCCCGTTGATTGGTGGCGCGAATATTTGCTGTACAACCCCAAAGAAGGTTTCTTATGGCTGGTGGAAACCGCGCAAAACGAATGGGCGCTGTCGGAAACGCTCACCCGCTTCCCCGCCCTAACCCCAAACAACATTCCCAAAAACGCCTACAAACTCTACGACTACGGCGGGCGCGTGAGCTACGCCGCAGGCGCGTTCTACTGGCACATCCGCGCAGGCGACATCACCTATTACCAAGATTACCAACAAAGCGGCAGCAAACTTTCCGCCCAGCGCACGCGCAACGAATTGGCATGGAGCAAAAACACCCCCGTGTCGCGCAAACAGCTTGCCGCATGGTTTCAATTTGACGGCGGCAACGCCCCGCGCTACACCGCGCAAATGCAGCCCGACCCCGTGTCGCGGCAAATGGTTTGGCTGATGATTGGCGTGTTTGTTTTGATTAACATCCCCGCTTGGTTGAAAATGAACGATGACGATTTTGGCTTTTCGCTGGTGTTGTCATCGGTGGTCGTTTACGTTCTTTACCAAGCGGGCAGAGACCGCAGCGATGATGACGACGATTAAGAATGTATTTATGGCGATGCAAAGGCAGCCTGAAAACGTGTTTTGAAAAGATGTTTCGCTTTTCTCAGCCCCTTTGCAATTGTTGCGCTTGGAAGGCGGATAGTAGCTCATATAAAAAATTTCAGGCTGCCTTGAAATTATCCAAGGCAGCCTGAAACACGATTGGGCGGGGCAATCACGCCATCATCAAAATGTAAATTTCCCCGTCGCTTTATACCAGCCGGCGTTGTTGCCGTCTTGCAGCGGCGTAATCAGCGTGTCAAACAGGACTTTTTCGCTAAACGTGTCGCCGTCGCGCGTTACGCGCACGCAGCGTTGAACCGGCTCGCTGCCGACCACCACCACCATGCGCCCGCCGTTGTTCAGATGCGGGAAAAGCTGTTGCGGAATGGTTTTCAGGCTGCCGCCAATGTAAATCGCGTCAAAACGGGCATTGGCGGGCAGGGTGTTTAAGCCGTCGATGGCTTGGTAGCGGATGTTGTCCAGCTGCAAGCCTTTCAGAACGGCTTGGGCGGCGTTTAGCTGCTGCCTGTCGATGTCGCACGTGGTGACTTCGTGCGCCAGCTTAGCCAAAACGGCAGTGGCGTAGCCCGAGCCTGTGCCGATTTCCAGCACGCGCTCGTGTTTTTTCAACGCCAGGCCTTGCGCCATGCGCCCGACGATTTTGGGTTCAAGCATTTGGCTGCCGTTGGGCAGGGGCAGGGCGAGGTCGGCATAGGCGTAGCCTTGTTGGCTGGGCTGCACAAACAGTTCGCGCGGGATGTCTTGCAGCGCGTCTAGCACGTCAAAATCCAGTACGTCCCATGGGCGGATTTGTTGTTCTACCATGTTGAAACGGGCTTGTTCAAAGTTCATGTCGGGCTTTCTGGGGGTGGGTGGAAAATGGGGCGATTATAGCATTTTGGCGGGGCGGGTTGGATGAAGTGGGCAGCCTGAAAACGACGGGGTGGTTTTATCGCGAACAAAAAAACCTTGCTGCTTATCGGCAAGGTTTTTTGTAGCACGCCCAAGGGGATTCGAACCCCTGTTGCCGCCGTGAAAGGGCAGTGTCCTAGGCCTCTAGACGATGGGCGCGGAAAGGCGCGGATTATACGGCGATTGCGTTGGGTGTCAAGGCAGCCTGAAAACGGTTGGCGGTCGGGTGTTGCGCCCAATCTGTTTTCAGGCTGCCTTTGGGGTGGATTACAGCGTTATCGCGGCATCCAAGGCGATGGTAATCATGTCGTTAAACGTGAGCTGGCGCTCTTCGGCGGTGGTGTATTCTTCGCGCACGATGTGGTCGGACACGGTGCAGATGGTGGCGGCTTTGGCGCCGAATTCGGCTGCCACGCCGTAGATGCCTGCGGCTTCCATTTCCACGCCCACGATGCCGTATTTGCGCAGGGTTTCGGTCATGCTGGTGTCGGGGTGGTAGAACAAATCGGATGAGAATAGGTTGCCCACTTTGGCATCAATGCCGCGCGCTTTGGCGGCGTTAGACAGGGCTTGCACAATGCCGAAATCGGCGATGGCGGCAAAATCGTAGCCGTGGAAGCGGATGCGGTTTACATTGCTGTCGGTGGATGCGCCGATGCCGATGACCACGTCGCGCACATGGATGTCGTCCAACACTGCGCCGCATGAGCCGATGCGAATTAGGTTTTTCACGCCGTATTCGGTGATGAGTTCTTTGGCGTAGATGGAGCAAGATGGGATGCCCATGCCGTGTCCCATGATGGAGATGCGTTTGCCTTTGTATGTGCCTGTGTAGCCATACATATTGCGCACGGCGGTTACTTGCTCGGCGTTTTCCAAAAAGGTTTCGGCGATGTATTTGGCGCGCAGGGGGTCGCCTGGCATCAAAACGGTTTCGGCGAATGCGCCTGCGGGGGCGGAAATATGTGGGGTTGCCATGATGGGCTCCTTGTGGTTGGTTGGAAGAAATTTAATTTTGTAGAAACTCGTAAACCCGTTTTCAGGCTGCCTATGCTTGCGCGATGCTTGGGCAAAATAGGCAGCCTGAAAATGGGTTAGCAGTTTTGCTTGCCGTAAACATCTTGGCGCAGCAGTTCGCGCACGGCGGCATCAAACGCCTGCAACACATTTTGGGCATCGGCTTCGCTGCTGCCTTTTGCATCCAAATAGAATTTGACTTTGGGCTCGGTGCCCGATGGGCGCACAATCAGGCGGCTGCCGTTGGTAAGGTGGTACACCAAAATATCGTTTTGGCGTTCGGTTTGCAGGTGGTCAATGGTTTGCTCTACTGCGTGCCCGCCGATTTGGCTGGGCGGATTTTGGCGCAGCGCGCTCATCAATTTGCCAATGTCGGCAAGGTCGCTGACGCGGATGGAGATTTGTCCGCTGGTGTATGCGCCGAATGTTTGCGCGAAGTCGCGGGCGTGGTCTAGCAGGGTTTTGCTTTGCGCTTTCAGGCTGCGTACTAGGTCTAGGAACACGATGGCGGCGGAAATGCCGTCTTTGTCGCGCACTTTATCGGGGTCTACGAGGTAGCCGAGTGCTTCTTCAAAGCCGTAGAGCAGGTTGGGGGCTTTGGCGATGTATTTGAAGCCGGTGAGCGTTTCTTCGTTGGCAAAGCCGTATTTTTGCGCAATTTGCGCCAGCGCGGGCGAGGAGACGAGCGAGCAAGCGAGCGTGCCTGTTTTGCCTTGATTTTTTTGCGCCAGATACCAGCCCAAATAGCAGCCGACTACATTGCCATGCAGCGATTTCCAGTTGCCTTGTTCATCGGGGATGGCAACGGCAAGGCGGTCGGCATCGGGGTCGTTGGCGATGATGAATTCGGCATTTTCTTTTTTGGCTAACGCAATGGCGAGGTCTAGCGCGCCTTTTTCTTCGGGATTGGGGAAAGCGACGGTGTGGAAGGTGGGGTCGGGTTCGGCTTGCTCAGCAACGATGTGCGGCAGTGGCAGCTTGGCGGCGGCAAGGGTTTTGAGCAGCACTTCTTTGCCTACGCCGTGCATGGCGGTGTAAACGTAATTCAGACTGCATTCGGGCTCTTGCGCCAGCGCGGCGGTTTTGGCGATGTAGGCTTCGATGACGGCTTCGCCGAGTGTTTCGTAGTCGCTGCTGCGGGGATATTGGTTGATGGGGGTTTGCGTGGCTTGGTCAATCAGCGCGGCGATTTGTTCATCGGCGGGAGAGACGATTTGCCCGCCGCCGTTGCTTTTGCCGAGATAGACTTTGTAGCCGTTGTCGGCGGGGGGGTTGTGGCTGGCGGTTACCATTACGCCTGCGCTGGTGTCGAAGTGTTGGATGGCGTAAGCAAGCACGGGGGTGGGCAGGGTGCGCGGCAGCAGGCGGGTTTGGATGCCTGCGCCTGCCATGATTTCGGCGGTGTCGCGGGCGTAGATGTCGGAATTTTTGCGCCCGTCGTAGCCGATGACGATGCTGGGGTTTTGCGGGTCAAATTGCAGGATGTAGTCTGCCAGCCCTTTGGCGGCTTGGGCAACCAACACACGGTTCATGCCCATGCTGCCGGCTTGTTGTTTGCCGCGTAGGCCTGCGGTGCCGAATTGCAGGCGGCCGTTGAAGCGGGCTTCTAGCTCGGCGAGTGCGGCGGCATCGCCTGCTTGGGCGGCGGGAATCAGGGCTTCTAGCTCGGCGCGGGTTTCGGGGTCGGGGTCTTGGGCGAGCCAGTTTTGGGCTTGGGCGAGGTAGGTCATGGGGTTTCCTTTGTAGTTGTGGGAAAGAGAGGATTTTAGCTTAATTTGGATTGGGGCAGCCTGAAAAATGGGTGGGGGTTGCGTTGGGCTAAATTTTTTTTTGGGGGGGAGTGGTGGGTTTTTATGTGGGATGATTTTTAGGCTGCTTGTGGGGTGGCTACGTTAATTGTTTTTCAGGCTGCTTTGTAAACCGCGTGCGCAGCGAAGCTGCACACCCTACGGCTGTTGGGATGTCTGTGTTAGGCGTTTCAGGCTGCCTGTGGAATGTCTGCGCTAATTGTTTTCAGGCTGCTTTAAACGGCGTGTGCAACGAGTTGCCCACCCTACGGTTCATTTTCAGGCTGCCTTGTAAACCGCGTGCGCAGCGAAGCGGCACACCCTACGGCAAAACCTGTTTTCAGGCTGCCCATTCGCTTTTCAAGCGATATTTATTGGACAGCTTCCGTGCGCGGCGATACCACGCTTGGGCAGCGTGTTTGCTGGGGGGTTGGTTGCTGGCGTAGTTGAGGGCGATAAAGTCTTGCAGCAGTCGGGCTAAATCGGGGGTGAGGCGTTCGCTTTGTTCCAATTCGGCTTGCAATTCGGTTGCGCCCAGCGCGGCGAGGTTGGGGAAGGCGTTGCCGAGCAGGCGGCGTTTGAGCAGCATGAAGCCGTCTGCCAAGGGCGAGATGTCTTGCTTGCGTGAGCGTCGCCACCACCAAATGATGGGGATGAGCACGGGCACGCTGCCGATAATGAGCAACAGCAGGGAGCTGAATGTGCTGGCGCCGCCCAAGCCGAGCAATGAAAACAGGCTGTTTTGCTGGGCGTTGTCAAAGTTCACCACCCAGCGTTGCCAGTAGATTTGGCTTTGGCTGGTGAATCGGCTCCATGCGCTCAGGTTGCTGACTAATTCGTTGATTTCCTCGGCGGGTAATGCGCTGTCCACGCCGCTGTCCACGCGGCTGATGGAGACGGCGGCGGTGGGGTCTACGCGCTTCCAGACGTTGCGCTCGGGCAGCCATACTTCTGCCCATGCGTGGGCATCTTTGCTGCGAATTTGCCAGAAACCGCCTTGCTCGTTCCATTCGCCGCCTTGATAGCCTGTTACCACGCGCGCGGGCACGCCCACGGAGCGCATTAGGGTTACAAAAGCATCGGCGTAGTGTTCGCAAAAGCCTTGTTTGGTTTGGAATAGGAATTCATCGGTGGGGGCAGCGCTTTGTAGAACGGGCGGTTTGAGGGTGTAAACGAATTTTTGTTTGTTGAAATACTGATAGGCAGCCTGAATAAAGGTTGCGGTGTCGCCGCCTGCTTGTTGATAGAGCGCTTGGGCGAGGGCTTTGGTTTGTGGGTTGTCGTCGGAAATGCGGGTGTAAAGGCGCAGCTCGGCGTTGTCTAGCTTTTGGGTGAGCTCGTCGGTGGCGTTGGCGCGCAGCGTGATGCCGCGCACGCCTTGGCGGCTGTACACGCGCAGCACGTCGCCCAGCTCTTGCAGGATGCCTGTGTCTTGGCGACGCGAGGGGTAATCCAGCGCGGGGATGCGCCCTTTGGTGTCTTCAATCACGATTTGATAGCGCACGTCTTGCGTGGGGCGGTTGCCACGGGCGGGGGATGCGTCGTCCATCATGCCGCGTGCGGCGTGCCATTCGCCTGTTTCGTCGCGGTCTATCATCACCATCACGCGCCAGTATAAGTCTTGCGGGCGGGGGCGATAGTTGTCGCTGAATGTGGCGGTGAAGGCGGGTTCGTTGCTTTGCACCAAGTTGCCGATGCTGCCCGGTTTCATGCTTTCGGAAATGCCTGTGGTGGATTGGTTGCTGGGGTTTTGCGGAATGCCCCACAGCGGCGATTCTTTGCGCGGCATGGTGATAAACAGCAAAATCATCGGCAGCAGGGTGAGCGCGAAGCCGATAATGCTTTGTTTGAGCGCGGTTTTGGGGTCTAGCTCGTTGAGGATGGCGAGCGCGACGGCGATGAGGGTGAGGCAAACCAGCACCCACGCGCCCACCAGCATGCTTTGGTTAAACAACACCGCGCCTGTGAGCAGGAAAATTTGCACCAGCGCGGAGACTTGCCAGTCGCGGCGGGTGCGCCCTTCGTAGGATTTGAGCGCGCCCAGCAACAGCAGCAACGCCATGCCGCCTTGCAGCCCCACAAACGAACCCACTTGCAGCATCACTAGGGCAACCACCAGCGCAAGCATCAACACAAGCTGCCACGTTGCCATTTTGCGCACGCCAAAAAACAGCAGCAGGATGCGCACCGCCATCATCAGGATAAAGATAACGGACACCACAAAGGGTAGCTCGTTGAGTATGGGCAGCGACACGCAAAATAGCGCGAGTTGGTTGGCGAGAATGGCTTTAAGGTCGGGGTCGGCGTGGAGATAGGTGGGGTTGGCGATAAGCATGGGCGGTGTGCGGCGGTGTTAGGATGGGCTGCGGTTGAGGCAGCCTGAAAACGGGGATGCGGTTGGGATGGGAATGGGGGATATTTTAATGGTTTTGGTGGATTGAGGGTGGGGATTGCGGTTGGTGAATGGGGAAGCTGACAAGGCAGCCTGAAAACGGGGTTTTTGTTTTCAGGCTGCCTTGTCGTTCACGTTTGTCCACAAAATCGGCAGGATGGCGGCGTTGCCGGCAATCATCGCCAGCGGTATCCAGCGGATGCCGATGCGGGCGGTAGCAAACAGCGCGGCAAGGTAAACCAGCGTGGAGAGCACGGAGATGACGGCGATGCGCTTGTTTTTGCCGTGGTAGAACAGGTGGTTCACCAGCAGGTAATAGGGCAGGGTGAGCCCGAAGCCGAGCAGGAACAGGACGGTGTAATACTGGCTGCCCGCATATTGCGCGCCCAGCAGCCATGTGAACAGCGCGTTGGGCAGCAGCCATGCGATGGCGGCGGGGAGGGGGCTGAGGGCTAAGGCGGAGAGGGCGAGGCGGCGGATTTTGGCAGCGTTCAGGCTGCCTTGTTTCACGGCTTGGTAATAATGCGGCACAGTGGCTTTGTTGGCGGCGAGCAGCAGAATGCTGAGGATGCTGGCAAGCTGCAAGCCTGCGGCGTAGATGCCGAGCTGTTCGGCGGGGTAGTGTTGGTAGATAACGATGCGGTCAAGCTGTCCTTTAATAAAGCCGCTGGCGTGGTGCAGCACAAGCGGCAGGCCAAAGGCGAAGATGTATTGGGCAGCCTGAAACAGGCGGCGCAGGCGGATGCGGTGGCGGTTGCGCGGCATCAGCGCGTAGGCGGCGAGCGAAACGGCGGCGTTGCCGACAAACAGCGCGGCAAAGCGAAAGGCGACGGGCGCGTTGTGCGTGGTTTCCAGCAGGGCGACGGTGAGCAGGCTGGTGAGCACGCCGCTGGCGGTTTGGATAAGCGTGTACGACAGGGCGCGTTTTTGGCATTGGCGGTAGGCAAGCTGCACGCCGAGGATGCTTTGCGCGGCGGCGGCGCAGGTTACCGCGGCAAGATTGACGGACTGCGCGGTGGCGGCAACCCCCAGCGCGGCAAGCGTAACCAGCGCGGTGTAGCCGTAGCCCGCCAGCATCACGCCGGGCAGGTTGCGTTTGCCGTACACATAAAAATAGCGCGTGAGCGCGCCGTCTTGGCTGAGGCTGAATACGATAACCAGCAGGGAGAGCAGGGTTTGCCAATACGACAAATCGCCGTAGCCCGCCGCGCCGAATTTGCGCGTGAGATAAGGCAGCAGCAAAAAGGGCAGGGCTTTGGCGGCAAGCTCGCCGAGAAGGTAGATAAGACTGTCTTTTAGGAGTTTCATGGGCAGCCTGAAAGCCGAAGGCTTCAACGGACGTTAAATTAAAATGGATAAGCGGTTGGGGGTTGGGCGGCGAAATTGTATCAGACGGGGCTTGGCGGGGCGGGTTTGCTTGTTCAATTCTGTGTTAATCGGTAAAAGCAGGCAGCATTGCGCGGCATCGTCAAGCCTGAGATTTTGCGCGAAATCCGCCGTTTTGAAGGCGTGCCGTGGTTTCATCATTTTGTCTGGGAATAACGGCGTTTTCAGGCTGCCTGTCGCATGCCGCTTACCCCAGCAGCTTTTCCGCGTTCTGCCGTGTAAACCCTGCTTCGCGCATGGCTTGGGCGTATTGTTCAAACGTGGCTTCGGGCGAGTCTGGCATATCGGGGCAAGCCCAAGCTGTGCCGCCTAATCTTTCCCATTTCCATATGTCGTGCGCTTTGATGCCGCCGAATGTTTTTTTGTAATCGTAGTCAAACAAATCCAGTATCCGCCGCGGTTTGATGTGGTCGCGGCGGCATTCGTCCGCCAGCACGGCTAGGGTGTCGCGCAGGGTTTTGGCGGCGCTGGGCGGGTTGTCGTGCCGGTTTGCATCCGCTTTGTCGGCGGTTGCGGTTTTGGCTCCGCTGAAACGCGCGTTGCCCGTTTTAACTTCGTTGCAGCCTGCGGCTTTCAGGCTGTCGATGGCCGGGGCGAGGCGGCTTAAATCGTATAAATCTTTGAAACGCGGGCGCACGATGGTTTGGTGCAGCTTCCATGCGATTTGGTAATGCAGCGGCGTGGTGAGCGGCATGGTGAAGCGGTCTATGGGCGTGGCGAAGGTGAACGGATGCGGGTGGGCGATGTCTAGGTTCAGCGAAACGTCGAGATTGGCTTCGCATTCCCAGCCGTCGGCGCGGCATTCAAAATCGGTGTTCACGGTGGGGAAGTCGTCGCTCATGGCGTAATCCACGTTGCGCCAAAATGTGTTTTCGGCAAAGGGGGCGAAGGTTACGCCGTCGTCGGGATAATGGAACGTGGTTACGGCTTGCATCCATTGGCTGAGCAGTCGGGTGGCGGCTTGGATGTCGTCGTAATGCGGTTGCAACACGAAGTCTAAATCGGCAAACAGGCGTTGCGCGGGGTCGGGGAAATATTGGCGGGTGAGGTAGCTGCCTTTGAGGATAAGCGGATGCGGCACTTGCGCGGCGCGGCGCATAAAGGCATCGCAGGCGATGAGCCGCTGCAAGTCGTCATCGCTGGCTTGGGGATAGGCTTGGCGGTAGGCTTGGATGAGGGGCATGGTTTTTCCTTGGGATGGATTTTTGGCTTTGCAGAGGCTCGCAAACTTGCTTTCAGGCTGCCTCAATCCAGCCTGCGTCTAGGGCGGTGGCAAAGCCTTGCGCCGCCAGCACGTCCGCCAAACGCGCCATGCGTTGCCGCGCCGCCGCCCAAGTGGGTTCGCGGCACACAAACGACAGCATCGGCTGCCGGGTGTGCGCGCTGTGGGGCAGGGCAATCAGCACCGCTTTGCCGCCGAGCTTGGCGCAGCATCGGGCGAAATGGTGGGTTTCGGCTTCGGAGAGCGGGCGGGTGGTGAGATGGAATTCGTAGAGCATGGGGCGATTGTAAGGGAAAGTAAAGCGAGCCGTGCGGCTAAGTTGGCAAAGCGGAACGGGCGCGGCTAAAATGCGTTGGCGCGTTTTCAGGCTGCCAAGGAAATTGCTATGACTGGTTTGCCCCGTATAGGGTGCATGTGCAGCGAATACAGGCATTACCATCTGCGCCATCATTTGCACGGCAATACTTATCACGGCAATGTGTGCTGGGAGCGGACGGTAAATAACGCAAGTTCGGGACTCACATTATGAATATACTCATCACTTCGCCGCGCGCACCGGTGGTGCTGGATTGGATGCGGGTGTTTGCGGATGCGGACAAAACCGTGCTGTGCGACAGCCTGCGCTTTCCGCTGGCGGCGTTTGCCGCGCGGAGCAATCCGCGTGTGCGGTACTGCCGTATTCCTCCCCCGCGCTATGATTTTGCGGGCTATGCGGCGGCAATGCGCGGTTTGGTTGCCGAAGCGGATTTTGTGGTGCCCACCTGTGAAGACATTTTTTATCTCGCCCATGTGCCGCTGTCCGAATCGGAGCGGGAAAAGCTGTTTATGCCGCCGCGCACTCTGCTGCTGGGGCTGCACGACAAGTGGCGCTTTTTTGATTATCTGCCGCGCGACACGGCGGTTCGGCTTCCGCACACGCGGCGGCTGGCTTCGGCGGACGATATTGATTGGGCGGCGGCCGGCCGGTCGGTGTTCAAACCGGTTTACAGCCGCTTCGGGCGGCGGGTGCTGGTGTCGCCCCGGCCTGATGCCTTGGAAAATCTGCACATATCCGCCGCCGAACCGTGGGTGCAGCAGCAGCGCATTGCCGGCAAACCGCTGTGCAGCTACGCCGTCTGCGAGCGCGGGCGGGTGGCGGCGCAGGTGGTGTACGATCCGATGTATCTGGTAAACGGTTCGGCTTCCACCTATTTCCGTCGTGCCGATGAGCCGCGCATCCATGATTTTGTTACCGAATTTGCCGTGAAAAATACGTTTCACGGGCAGGCAGCGTTTGATTTTATCGACGACGGGCGCGGGATTTACGTGATCGAATGCAACCCCCGCGCCACCAGCGGCATCCATCTGCTGGCAGGCGCGTTGTCGTATTCAGGCAGCCTGAAAAGCTGGCAGTTCAATCCCGAGCGCGTGCAAACGAATGCCGCCGTGTCCAAAAAAATGTGGCGGCTGTTCGCATGGCAGGCGCGCAGGGAAAAAACGTGCCGCGAAGTGTGGGCAGACTACGCGGCGGCGCGGGACGTGCTGGCGGATATTTCTGCACGGGATTTGGCGTTATCAATGGGCGAGTTGGCATGGATTGCGTGGCGCAAAGGCATCGCATTGAGCGATGCGTCCACCGCCGATATTGAGTGGAACGGAGACGCGCCATGAATCTGAACGATGG of Kingella oralis contains these proteins:
- a CDS encoding transglutaminaseTgpA domain-containing protein gives rise to the protein MLIANPTYLHADPDLKAILANQLALFCVSLPILNELPFVVSVIFILMMAVRILLLFFGVRKMATWQLVLMLALVVALVMLQVGSFVGLQGGMALLLLLGALKSYEGRTRRDWQVSALVQIFLLTGAVLFNQSMLVGAWVLVCLTLIAVALAILNELDPKTALKQSIIGFALTLLPMILLFITMPRKESPLWGIPQNPSNQSTTGISESMKPGSIGNLVQSNEPAFTATFSDNYRPRPQDLYWRVMVMIDRDETGEWHAARGMMDDASPARGNRPTQDVRYQIVIEDTKGRIPALDYPSRRQDTGILQELGDVLRVYSRQGVRGITLRANATDELTQKLDNAELRLYTRISDDNPQTKALAQALYQQAGGDTATFIQAAYQYFNKQKFVYTLKPPVLQSAAPTDEFLFQTKQGFCEHYADAFVTLMRSVGVPARVVTGYQGGEWNEQGGFWQIRSKDAHAWAEVWLPERNVWKRVDPTAAVSISRVDSGVDSALPAEEINELVSNLSAWSRFTSQSQIYWQRWVVNFDNAQQNSLFSLLGLGGASTFSSLLLLIIGSVPVLIPIIWWWRRSRKQDISPLADGFMLLKRRLLGNAFPNLAALGATELQAELEQSERLTPDLARLLQDFIALNYASNQPPSKHAAQAWYRRARKLSNKYRLKSEWAA
- a CDS encoding protein-L-isoaspartate O-methyltransferase family protein, which produces MNFEQARFNMVEQQIRPWDVLDFDVLDALQDIPRELFVQPSQQGYAYADLALPLPNGSQMLEPKIVGRMAQGLALKKHERVLEIGTGSGYATAVLAKLAHEVTTCDIDRQQLNAAQAVLKGLQLDNIRYQAIDGLNTLPANARFDAIYIGGSLKTIPQQLFPHLNNGGRMVVVVGSEPVQRCVRVTRDGDTFSEKVLFDTLITPLQDGNNAGWYKATGKFTF
- a CDS encoding oligosaccharide flippase family protein, producing MKLLKDSLIYLLGELAAKALPFLLLPYLTRKFGAAGYGDLSYWQTLLSLLVIVFSLSQDGALTRYFYVYGKRNLPGVMLAGYGYTALVTLAALGVAATAQSVNLAAVTCAAAAQSILGVQLAYRQCQKRALSYTLIQTASGVLTSLLTVALLETTHNAPVAFRFAALFVGNAAVSLAAYALMPRNRHRIRLRRLFQAAQYIFAFGLPLVLHHASGFIKGQLDRIVIYQHYPAEQLGIYAAGLQLASILSILLLAANKATVPHYYQAVKQGSLNAAKIRRLALSALALSPLPAAIAWLLPNALFTWLLGAQYAGSQYYTVLFLLGFGLTLPYYLLVNHLFYHGKNKRIAVISVLSTLVYLAALFATARIGIRWIPLAMIAGNAAILPILWTNVNDKAA
- the deoD gene encoding purine-nucleoside phosphorylase, with translation MATPHISAPAGAFAETVLMPGDPLRAKYIAETFLENAEQVTAVRNMYGYTGTYKGKRISIMGHGMGIPSCSIYAKELITEYGVKNLIRIGSCGAVLDDIHVRDVVIGIGASTDSNVNRIRFHGYDFAAIADFGIVQALSNAAKARGIDAKVGNLFSSDLFYHPDTSMTETLRKYGIVGVEMEAAGIYGVAAEFGAKAATICTVSDHIVREEYTTAEERQLTFNDMITIALDAAITL
- a CDS encoding ATP-grasp domain-containing protein, coding for MNILITSPRAPVVLDWMRVFADADKTVLCDSLRFPLAAFAARSNPRVRYCRIPPPRYDFAGYAAAMRGLVAEADFVVPTCEDIFYLAHVPLSESEREKLFMPPRTLLLGLHDKWRFFDYLPRDTAVRLPHTRRLASADDIDWAAAGRSVFKPVYSRFGRRVLVSPRPDALENLHISAAEPWVQQQRIAGKPLCSYAVCERGRVAAQVVYDPMYLVNGSASTYFRRADEPRIHDFVTEFAVKNTFHGQAAFDFIDDGRGIYVIECNPRATSGIHLLAGALSYSGSLKSWQFNPERVQTNAAVSKKMWRLFAWQARREKTCREVWADYAAARDVLADISARDLALSMGELAWIAWRKGIALSDASTADIEWNGDAP
- a CDS encoding nucleotidyl transferase AbiEii/AbiGii toxin family protein; the protein is MPLIQAYRQAYPQASDDDLQRLIACDAFMRRAAQVPHPLILKGSYLTRQYFPDPAQRLFADLDFVLQPHYDDIQAATRLLSQWMQAVTTFHYPDDGVTFAPFAENTFWRNVDYAMSDDFPTVNTDFECRADGWECEANLDVSLNLDIAHPHPFTFATPIDRFTMPLTTPLHYQIAWKLHQTIVRPRFKDLYDLSRLAPAIDSLKAAGCNEVKTGNARFSGAKTATADKADANRHDNPPSAAKTLRDTLAVLADECRRDHIKPRRILDLFDYDYKKTFGGIKAHDIWKWERLGGTAWACPDMPDSPEATFEQYAQAMREAGFTRQNAEKLLG
- a CDS encoding DUF4178 domain-containing protein; the protein is MSEPFFHTGCPSCGAPVQVYSPTAITVVCSYCDSMLVLQDGTLKDTGRDSALLQDFSPIQIGTTGTYNGQGFAVVGRLQAKYDAGVWNEWYVRFDDGENGWLSEAGDIYVITHPIATPDNAPDFNEIRAGISTLDYGKTFIASDVREITLSNAAAQGELPFRLPENYQNRVADWRNENAFLTLDYGDTPPQAFLGSTVQLNQLFLQNTRSEEQIRQSAGSLKGTRQSENCPHCGSSIHWLRGITPTVICPSCGSDLDTSEEKAKLIAANEMRQAQQEALPLPIGKTGKIHGNSYTVIGAARYEELRPDDAHAALYGSPLSLVPVDWWREYLLYNPKEGFLWLVETAQNEWALSETLTRFPALTPNNIPKNAYKLYDYGGRVSYAAGAFYWHIRAGDITYYQDYQQSGSKLSAQRTRNELAWSKNTPVSRKQLAAWFQFDGGNAPRYTAQMQPDPVSRQMVWLMIGVFVLINIPAWLKMNDDDFGFSLVLSSVVVYVLYQAGRDRSDDDDD
- a CDS encoding phospho-sugar mutase encodes the protein MTYLAQAQNWLAQDPDPETRAELEALIPAAQAGDAAALAELEARFNGRLQFGTAGLRGKQQAGSMGMNRVLVAQAAKGLADYILQFDPQNPSIVIGYDGRKNSDIYARDTAEIMAGAGIQTRLLPRTLPTPVLAYAIQHFDTSAGVMVTASHNPPADNGYKVYLGKSNGGGQIVSPADEQIAALIDQATQTPINQYPRSSDYETLGEAVIEAYIAKTAALAQEPECSLNYVYTAMHGVGKEVLLKTLAAAKLPLPHIVAEQAEPDPTFHTVAFPNPEEKGALDLAIALAKKENAEFIIANDPDADRLAVAIPDEQGNWKSLHGNVVGCYLGWYLAQKNQGKTGTLACSLVSSPALAQIAQKYGFANEETLTGFKYIAKAPNLLYGFEEALGYLVDPDKVRDKDGISAAIVFLDLVRSLKAQSKTLLDHARDFAQTFGAYTSGQISIRVSDLADIGKLMSALRQNPPSQIGGHAVEQTIDHLQTERQNDILVYHLTNGSRLIVRPSGTEPKVKFYLDAKGSSEADAQNVLQAFDAAVRELLRQDVYGKQNC